The following is a genomic window from Candidatus Tanganyikabacteria bacterium.
GGCCATGAGCAGGAGGGGCTACGACCTGCGGTTGTAGTGGGAATCCCTCCGCTGCCGATGCGCTTCCCGCTGGTCTGGGTAGTCCCGCTCACGAGCCAGACCGGGCAGTGGCAGGAAGCCAATCCCGGTCTTTACCCCCTCTTGCCGGCCGGATCCGCCGGCCTCATGAAAGATTCCGTCGCCTTGGGCGACAACCTCCGTGCCGTCGATCGTGCTCGGGTGGGCGCGTACATCGGCACCCTTGATTCGGTTTTGATGCGCCCGCTACGGGAGATCTTGGCGCGCATCCTGTCGACCTGAGGGGCCAAACCCCGGGAGCCTGCCGCCGGTCCAGGCGTGCCGACAGAGAAGGCTGCCCGAACAACGGAGATTTACAGAGACAATCCAAGGATTTCAACGAAATCCGTCCTACTGCACTTAAGGCCTGCGATGAGCGAATTACAGCTATTCCAGCGATCGGTCGAGAACTAACAAGGCAGTTCCATAACCATCCCGCCAGGTGTACTAACGGTCGGTCGCCTGGTTCAAGGGCAGGCATTCCGCCTGACCACGCGCTCTGCCATGGAGCCAACGTCTCAATATTGCTACTCGGCGCTCTGGGTCCCGGCCGCGAGATCCACGGGTCGGGTTCGGCCATGGTGATTCGGCCGAGTCAGTCGTCCGGAAAGCTCTCGATCGTGGGCACAGGTGAGGCGTGAGCAAGCGCCATTGGCACCTACCCCAGGTCGTCGGGGATCTCCGGGCGTTCCATCTCCACGACCACCTCCCGGCTCTCGCCGGCCTCGACGCCCATGACGCGGACGTGGCGGATGCGTTTGCCGTCGTCGATGGTCAGCAGGTGCTGGCCGGGCGGCATGCCCGGGAAGATCCAGGCGCCGTCGGGGCCGGTCTGGCCGATCCAGGCGCCATCGAGGCGCACCAGGGCGTTGGCCACCGGCTTGCGGTCCTGCTGGGCGACCACCTTGATGAAGGCGGCGTTGGGCTCGGGGGGCATCAGGCCCCGGAAGATGGCGTCGGCCTCCAGGCGGCAGCGGGCCTCCAGCGCGTGCTCGGGCACCTGCTCGATGCCGCCGGTGTAGATCACCACGGCGTCGGTGGTGGTCTGCAGCAGGGGGTAGGAGGTGTTGGGGACGGCGCCGGCGTCGATCACGCCCAGCGCTCTGGCCAGGTTTGCGGAGATCACCCCCGCCAGCTTGCCGGTGAGCTTGTTGTTGGGGTGGTGCTCGGCACGTGACTGCGGCGCGGCGCCCACCAGGTGGCCGATGCGCACGTAGAGCACCGCGTCGGAGCTGTTGGCGACGCGCATCCGCACCACATCGGGCTGGCCCTCGTCCGGCCGGCGGGTGAGGATGACATTGGCGCCGGCGGCCTCGAAGATCGCCTTGAGCTGCCGCGCGGTGCGCCAGCTGGCGTCCTGGGCCCGCATGGCCGCGGCGTCGCGCCGCGCGTCGCCGCCCTCGGGATCGAGCACCACGGTCTGGTCGACCCACAGGCCGGCCACGGGCTCGAGTTCGGTCCACCGGAACGCCGCCGCGCGGGCGTCGAGTATCTCCTCGCGGTAGCCCGGCGCCCACACCCGGATCTCCCGGAGGCCGCCGGGGTTGCCCTGCAGCCACCAGAGCCCCTCGCGATTGGTCCGGCTCGCCATCGAGCGCGTGGTCGACGTGACCAGGATCTGCGCCCCCGCGACCGGCTGGCCGCCCCGCGCGGTCACCAGCCCCATCAGGGCCGGCCGGCTCGCGCCCGGCACCTTGACCGCCGCGGAAATCGCGCCGGCCGAGGCGGTGAGCGTGGCGCCGGCCTTCGGAATCCGGATGAGGTAGGCCGCCGCATGCCCCCCGTGCGTGACGATTTCGTCTTGCGCCAGCTCACCCGCGCTCGCCTTGAGCTTGATCTTGGTGCCGTCCGCCACCGGTCGGCCCAGGACGTCCACGATGCTGATCTGCACGGGAGCCGGCCCCCCGCTCGGGGCGAAGTCGAAGGCCGGCGAGAGCGTGATGGCGGCCGGCGGCTCGTTGATGCTGATGCTCGCCGTGGCGGGCACCGACGTGCGACCCGCGAGGTTGCGCACCCACACCTCCACGGAGTGGCTGCCGTTGGCGAGGGGCCCGGGCGCCCGCCAGACCACGCGATCTCCCCGCAGCACCGGCCGTTCGGCCGCGCCATCGACTTCGAGCGAGATCGCCTGCGGATCCAGGGGACTCCCGCCGCCAGACAGGACGGCGACGACCTCCGGCCGCAGCTTGTCGCTCTTGAAGTCCACCTCCAGCGAGAGCACCCTGGGCACCCCGGGCTGGAAATAGTCGCAGATACCGTAGAAGTAGGCCTCGGCTTCCTGAGCGACGCCCTCGGGCGTGCGGAGCTTGCGCGCCACGCCGGGGTGGGTGATGTAGGCGGCTTCGCCCAGCACGGCCGCGGTGCGGGCGTTGCGGATGACCGAGTAGTTGCCCGGGATGAGCATCTCGGCCGGCGGCTCCAGAGCGCGCACGAGGTAGCGGTGGATGCTGGTCGCCGCCTCGAGGGAGGCGCCCAGATCGTCCATCCGGTAGTAGGTCTCGGTGGCGGTGAGGTCGGTCTCGCGCTCTCCCTGCCGGGCGTTGTGGTGAATGGACAGGAAGAGGTCGGCGCCGATGCGATTGGCGATGGCCGGCCGCTCGCGCAGATCCTCTCCGAGGCTCCGGTCCAGGACGGCGCGGTCGGTGGTGCGCGTGAGGTGGACCGTCGCCCCGACGGCCTCCAGGCGCCGCGCCAGCTCCAGCGCCACCGCCAGGTTGGCGTCCTTTTCCAGCAGGCCGTCGGGACCCTCGGCGCCCGCTTCCTTGCCTCCATGGCCTGGATCGAGCACCACCACCTTGCCCGCCGTGCCCCCGCAGTCCGGAACCGGGAGCGTCTCTACCGCGGCCCCCCGGTCGGAGGCGCGGGCCGCCTGGCAGCCTGCGGCCAGGGACGCCAGGAGGGCCGCAAGCAGGGCTCGGCGCAGCATCGTTAACGCATGATACCCGGCCGCGCCCCGGCTTATTGTGGGTCGCCCTCCGCGCCTTGCAAGCGGCGGCGCGTCCAGGGGCCCCACTCTCGATTGGCCCCCTGGATTAGAGACTCGGCCAAGCTTAAGGCCGCCTTTACCCAAAGATTAGCTCGAATTGGGAAAGAGCTGTTAATCCGTGGCAGATACGTAGCTTGGAGCATCCTTGAGGAGCATGGAGGAACCATGGCGTACCGTCGGGCAGGATTCATCGCCGTACTGGCCATCGGCCTCGGCATCGCGGGCTGCGGCAGCGACACAGCCGTCCAGACCGGGTCGGGCGAATTGACCACGCTCAAGCCGACCACCGGCGCGGGCGCGGGCGCCGGCCAGCAGTACCAGGCGCCCGGCGCTCCCCAGGCGGGCAGCGAGGAAGCCGCCAAGGCCCTGGTCAAGGACGTCTCCGCCGCGTTCCAGGCGCTCCAGGGCTACTCGGGCAGCATCGAGTGCACCGACGCCAAGGACGGCACCGGCAAGCAGATCATCAGCAAGGCCAACGTCAAGTTCATGAAACCGGAGCAGATCCGGGTAGACCTGACCTTCAACTCCGACGATCCCAAGAAGGCCGGTACCAAGGCCGTCTGGAAGGGCGGGGACACGATGAAGGTAAAGCCCTCGGGCCTCCTGGGCTTCGCGAAGGTCGACCTCGCGATCGGCGATACCCGCCTCCTGACCGAGAACGGCTGGAAGATCAACCAATTCTCGCTCAAGGCCAACATCGACACGCTGACGAATCCGTCGGCGAAGGTGAAGTACATGGGCCGCAGCCAGCTTGCCAACTACACCCTGGCCCTGGCCGACGTCTCGGGCCCGCTCAAGATGACCAAGGCCGACCACATCAAGATGGGCATCGACATCAACACCAAGCTGCCCGTCTACGCTGAGTACCTGCAGGGCACCAAGCTCCTGTACTCGATGCGGCTGCTGAACGTCAGCATGACGCCTCCGAGCGCGGCGGACTTCGAACTGTAGAGCCGCTTCAAGCTATACGCGGCCTCGCCTCGGCGGGGCCGCTGTTTTATTTCTCTGTTAGGTCTTTGTTTTTCAAGCAATTTGCTTAACGAAGGATTCTAAAAGATGTGCGGGAAGCGTGATTGTTTTCGAGGAGCGAGGACTGATGGGATTTGTTGCGGGTACTGGCGCGCCCATGCAAGGCGCGGTCGCCATTTCGCCGGCCGGATGGTACTTCGGCGCCCGCCGCTCGCAGGAAGCCGAGCTCCGCCGGGGTATCCACAACGACATCGCCCGCGGCGAGCACGCCATCAAGGCCGACATCCGCGCCAAGGCGGCCAAGGTCGGCAAGCCGGGAGGCCTCAGCCCCGAGGAGTACCGTGCGTACCGCAACGACATGAACGCCCGGCTGGGCATGCTTGCCGACCTGCGCAAGGTGGCCGCCGAACCCGGCCTCACCATGGCGCTGCTCAAGGATCTCTCGGCCAAGACGCGCAACGTCGGCCGGCCGGGCGGCCTGGCGCCCTCCGAGTTCCAGGCGTACCTGCTCGACATGAAGTTCCGGGCGCGCCACAAGATCCCGGGCGGCCCCGGCTCGCCGTATCCCGAGCACCTGCGCAACCTGGTGACCCAGGTCAACACGATGGAAACCATCGCGATGGCCAAGCAGGATCTGCTCCGCGACCAGAAGGCCAAGGCCAGCAACTCCGGGCGCGCCGGCGGCCTCTCGCCCGAGGAGTTCCAGGCCTACTCGATCGACATGGACGGGCGCCTCAAGAAGCTCGATCAGCTCGAGCAGCTGATCAAGACCTACGAGTTCCCGGATGCGCTCATCCGCGACATCAAGAGCAAGGCCAGCAACCTGGGCAAGGCGGGCGGCATGTCGCCCGAGGCGTTCGACGCCTACATGCTCGACATGGCGTTCCGCGCGAAGTACAAGATGCCGGGCCCGCTGGGCTCGCCGTACCCGGAGAACCGCGTGCACCTGGTATCGGCCGTCAATGCGATGGAGGCGGTCTCGTCGGCCAAGCAGGACCTGGTGCGAGACATGAAGGCCAAGGCCGCCCACGTGGGCCGCGCCGGCGGCTTCTCGCCCGAGGAGTACATGGCCTACTCGCTGGACATGCAGACCCGCCTGCAGATGCTCGACGGTACCGCCACGCTGCTGCGCCGCTACGAGTTCCCGGCGGCCGTCTCGCGTGACATCCAGGCCAAGCTGGCCACCGTGGGCCGCGCCGGCGGGATGTCGCCCGAGGAGTTCGCCGCTTACGCCGCCGATCTCCGGACCAAGGCCATCGGGCCTGGCCCCCTACCCGGCAACGGCTTCTCGGCGATCCGCTGAACTAGCGGGCCCGGCGATCCCGCCGAGATCCGAAACCTGTATCGCGAAGGGCGCGAACCCGCTCCAGGTCGGCGTTCGCGCCTAACCGCGCGAAGCTGGCCTCGGCCTGGGCGAGCAGCTCGCGGGCCCGATCGCCGCCCACCACGGCGGCGAGCGCCACCTGGGTGCGGCCCAGCTCCAGCTTGACGCCCAGTTCGGCTACCAGCGCCAGCGCCGCTTCCAGGGTCGCCACGGCCCCGGCGGCATCGCCCTCGTTGACCTGCACCCGGGCCTGGTGCCGCAGCAGGATAGCCTTCTGCAGCCGGTCGCCGGCGCGATCGGCCAGGATCAGGCCCTTGGCGACGTGGCGCCGCGCCTCGTCGGAGTACCCGGCCTCCAGCAGCACCCGGCCCAGGATCTGGTGGGCTTCGGGCTGATGCTCGAATGCGCCCAGCCGTTCCAGTCCGGCCAGGCCGTCGCGCAGCAGGCGGATGGCTTCGTCGTGCCGCCCCGCGCTCGCGTGGGCATTGGCCAGGCCCACCTGCGCGACCTCGATCATGAACGCGTTGCCGGTCCGGGCGGCCAGGTCATGCGCCCTTTCGAAGTGGGCGGTTGCCTCCGGGACGCGGCCTAGGTCCAGCTTCAGCGTGCCCAGGTTGAGTTCCAGGGTGAGCAGGCGCGCCACGTCGCCCAGGCGCGCGTAGAGCGTCAGCCCCCTGGCGTAGTGCTCGGCGGCCGCCGGCCAGTCGCCACGCTGGTAGTGCACGAGGCCGAGGTTCTGGAGGGCGTCGGCGATGCCCAGGAGATCCTCGGCCGCGGTCCGCAACGCCAGCGCCTCGGCGTAGTGCGAGAGCGCCTTCTCCCATTCGCTGGTGCGGTAGTAGCAGCTACCCAGCGTGTTGTGGGCCTGCGCCCGCTCGAGCGTGTCGGTCAGGTGCTCGAGCGCCTGGCTGGCGAGCCGCAGGCCCTCACCGTAGCTGCCCTGGCGCAGCGCGAGCCAGCTGCGGGCCGCCAGCAGGCGCGGCACCGCGGCCGGTGTGCGCGCCGCCAGGCGCGCGGCGGCCTCCTCCAGGCGCCCCAGGCCCATCCGGAGCTCGCCCTGCCGATCCAGGACGCGAGCCAGCAGCAGGTAGAGGTCGGTCACCGCCGGCAGGTCGTCGGCCCGCCACGCGCCTTCGAGAGCCTCCTCCGCGCATTCCCGCGCTTCGGCGTAGTGGCCCAGCGTGAGGCTCACCTCGGCCAGGGCCGCCAGCACGTCGCGGGCGGCAACCGGTGGCGGGCCCGGATCGCGCGACAAGAACGCCAGTGCGTCCTGGAACGCGCGCCGGGCGTCGTCGTTGGCGAACGCCCGCAAGGCCAGGCTGCCGGCCCGGAAGAGGTAGTACGCCGCCTTGCCGGCACACTCGGCCCGGGAATAGTGGTAGGCCAGTTCCTGTGCGGCGGGGGCGGGCAGGTCCTCCAGGGCCTCGGCCACGCGGCGGTGCAGATCGCGGCGGGCGGACAGCAGGAGGCCGTCGTAGGCGACCTCCTGGATGGCGGCCTGATTGAACGCTATCTCCCCGCTCTCGCGGCGATGGAAGAAATCCTGCGCCACCAGGGCTCCCACCGCGGCGTCGGCGTCCCCCGGGAAGACCTGGGCGAAGAGATCCGGGTAGAAGCTGCGGCCGATGACCGACGCCACCTGGATGGCGCCGCGCAGATCGGCGGGCAGGGCATCAAGGCGGGCCGCCACGACGCCCTTGATGGACGTGGGCAGATCCACCTGGTCGAGGGCGTGCGCGACCTCCCAGCCGTCGCGCCCCCGCACCAGCGCGCGGGCGTCGACCAGGCGCTTGACCAGTTCCCACAAGAAGAGCGGATTGCCCTCGGCCCGCGCCACGACGGCCCGCGCAAGCGCCTGCAGCGCGGCGGGCCAGGCGCCCGGATCGGCTGGCAGCCCGAGCGCGGCGGCCAGCAACGCTTCCTGATCCTCGGCCTGCAACGGCCTCAGCACGATGCGGGTGAGGTCCACCTTGCCGGCCCAGTCCGCCCCGAGATCACGCCGGCCCGGGCGTAGCTGCGCCAGGATCAATACCGGCAGGTCGCCTTCGGCGTCGCCGATGGCTGCCACGAAGGAATCGAGCCACTCGAGCGAACCGTCGTCGGCCCAGTGCAGGTCGTCGAGCCCGATGATGAGCGGGACCCGCCTGGCGTCGGCCACGAGCAGATCGTTGAGGGCGCGGAACGCCGCGTTGCGGCTCAGTTCGGGCCCGAGCCTCCCGGGCGCTTCCAGCCCCAGCAGCGTGCCGACCAGGTCCGCCACGCCGCGATCGTCCGGCACGCCGCAGCGGCGGGCGCGATCGGCCAGGGCCTCCGGGATGCTGGCCGGATGGGCGCCGCGGGGCAGGCCGAGCCAGTCGGCGAGCAGGGCGTGCACCATCCGGAACGCGTGGTCGCGCCCGTAGGACGGGCAGCGCACGCGGAGCAGTCGACCGGCCTGCCGGTGGCGGGCCATGTGCACGATTTCGCGGGCGAGGCGGCTCTTGCCCATGCCGGCCTCGCCGATGAGGGCGACCACCTGGGGGTGTCCCGCCCGCAGATTGTCCAGGCAGACCATGAGCCGCGCCAGTTCGGCCTGGCGCCCCACCAGGGGCGTGCGGTCGCGCAACTCCCCGCGGGCCGGCGCCCGTACCGCCACGAGCCGGAATGCCCGCACCGGCGCCGGGATGCCCTTGAGGGTGAGCGGTCCCAGGGGCTCGAACTCGAAGCGCTCCCGGGTGTGCGACCAGGTCGCCTCGCCGACCAGCACGGTGCCCGGTTCGGCCGCGGTCTCCAGCCGTTGCGCGAGGTTCACGGCCTCGCCCATGACGGTGTACTCCCGCTTGGGGCCGCCGCCCACGGCGCCCGCGACGACCAGGCCCGTGTTGATGCCCACGCGGAGCGCCAGGTCGATGCCGGTTTCGCGGGCCAGTTGCGCCGCGTAGGCCCGTGCCGCCTGTTGCATCTCCAGGGCCGCCAGGACCGCGCGCTCGGGATCGTCCTCGTGGGCGGTGGGCGCGCCGAACAGCGCCATGATCGCGTCGCCCATGTACTTGTCGACCACGCCGCCGCAGCGGTAGATAGGCTCGGTGAGGACCTTGAAGAACGCGTTGAGGATCTCGGTGACGCGCTCGGGATCCAGGCTAGCCGAGAGCGGCGTGTAGCCCGATACGTCGGCGAAGAGCACCGTCACGACGCGGCGGTCGGACCCGGGCATGGCGATCGGCGCCTGCAGCGGCGCTCCGCATGCGGCGCACCGGCGTGCGGGATCCTGGCCGCTCGTCTGGTCCATCTCTTCGCCCGTCTGAGACTCTAGGCGCCCCGGCGGGCTGGCGTCTCGGGGCGGCCGGCCGAGGTTTTTCGACCGCTTGATACCATGACCGGGCATGCGCGCTGTCTGGTGGCTCGCCGGCCTGGCGACGGTCCTGCTCTTCGCGGGGGCGGCGACCCGGCACGCCCTCCACTGGTCGAACCTGTGGGATCTCGGGATCTTCGACCAGGCGCTGTGGCTGCTGAGCCAGGGCCGGGAGCCCGTGGTGACTACCATCGGCTTTCACATCCTGGGCGACCACGCGGCTTTCATCCTCTACCCCCTGGCCCTCGCGTACCGGGTGTGGCCGGATGTCCACTGGCTGTTTGCCTTGCAGGCGGGCGCGCTGGCGCTCAGTTCCCTGCCCCTGGCGGCCCTGGCGCGGCAGCAGGGCCTCGACCCGCGCTGGACCACCGCGGTTTGCGCCGCCGGCCTGCTCTACCCCGCCGTCTTCAACGTCGCGATGTACGACTTCCACCCGGAGTGCTTCGCGGTGCCGGCCCTGCTCTGGGCGCTCTGGGCGGGCCAGGCCGGCCGCCACGGGCATCTGGCAGCCGCCGTCGTCATCGCGCTCTCGACCAAGGAGGTCATGGGCCTGACCGTGGCTGGCCTCGGGGCCTTCCTGTGGCTGCGCGGCACCCGCCGTGCCGGCGCCGCGGTGGGAGTGGCGGGTCTGGCCTGGTTCGGCGCGGCGACGCTCTGGATCATCCCGCATTTCACCGGGCACCTGCCGGGCGCTGTGGGCCGCTACGACTGGCTGCTGCGCGCCCCGCCCCTGGTGATTTTCGAGCGCCTCTTCGGCCTGCCGACCTGGATCTACCTGGCGCTGTTGCTCCTGCCGGTGGCAGTAGGCCTACGCTGGCGGGCCGCCGCGTACGCCTTGCCGGCCCTCCCCCTGCTGCTCCTGAACGTCCTGTCGGCCGCGTCCGAGCAACGCGACCTGATCCACCAGTACACGGTGCCCATCTTCCCCTTCCTCCTGGCCTGGCTGGTGGCCTCCCTGGCCCTGGGACCGCCCCGACGGCTCAAACCTGCCTGGCTCCTGATCTGGTCGTGCGCCGCATTCCTGGCGCTCGCCAAGTGGGGGTTCTTCGTCACGCTGTACCGCTCGGAACTCGCGACCCGGCCAGCCGAACGCCTAGCCGTGCGGGCCGCCGCGGGCGAGGGCGGCGTGCTCGCCCCGTCGCACCTGGGATCGCACATGGCGCATCGCGAGACGATCGAGCGCATCGCCCGCGATCCGGCCATCGACCTGGCCCCCTACCGGTACGTCATCGTAAACCTGCGACGCCCGGGCTGGGACAGCGACGTCCTCACGCAGGAACTGCTCCTGGAGCGCCTGCTGGCCGATCCCACGCGTGTACGGCTATTCGGCCAGGACGGCGTCTACGCGTTCGCCCGGACGCAGTTGGCCCGCGCAGACGCGAACTCCCTGACCAGGGTAGAATTCAGTCATGGACAGGCTCAACGCGAGGGTCCGCGTCATCCGGAGCGGCGAGCGCCCCATTCCGGACGAGGAGTGGGCCTGGTCACCCGAGAAGCGTATCTCGCTCGTCTGGCAGCTCACCCTGGACTGCTACGCGCTGATGGGGGAAACCGTTGAACCCCGACTTCCTCGACATGTTAGCCGCGTTATCCGCGGAGGGCGCTGAGTACCTGCTGATCGGGGCCCACGCCCTGGCCGCCCACCGCCAGGCCCGCGCGACCAAGGACATGGACCTCCTGATCGACGCGACGCCCGCGAACGCGCGGCGCGTGCTGGCCGCGCTCAGGCGCTTCGGCGCGCATCTCGCCGATCTGACCGAAACCGACCTCACGACCCCCGAGATCGTGTTCCAGGTGGGTGTCGAGCCCAACCGCATCGACTTCCTAACGTCCATTCCGGCCGTGGACTTCCGTCAAGCCTGGGAACGGCGCATCGAGGTCCATATGGGGGAGATGACCGTCCCGGTGATCGGTCGCGAAGATCTCATCCGCAACAAGCTGGCAACCGGGCGCCCCCAGGATCTCGCGGATGTCGCCCGCCTGGAGGGGCGAGAAAACGAGCGTCTCCGGTAGCCGAAACGCCGCGTTGACCGATCGAGGCCCTGGCGCGGCTCCGGGCGCTACGCGTTCGCCCGGACGCAGTTGGCTCGCGCCGCCGCGAACTCCCGGACCTTTTGCGCCGAGATGCGTTCATCCTCGCCGTAGAGAGCCGTCGCGGCGATGGCGCTGTCGGCCACGGCCGCAAAGCGCTCGAGGTTGGAGATCGTCAAGCCCGAGCCGACGACCAAGGGCGCCGCCGGCACGGCGCCGCGAACCCGGCGGAAGTCGGCGGCGTCCGCCTCGGCGCCGGTGGCTCGCCCGGAGAGGACAAGCGCGGTGGCGCCGGCGCGCTTGAAGGCGTCGTCCGCCTGCCCCTCGAGGGTCTGATCTCCCAGCGGCGCGGCATGCTTGACCATGACGTCGGCCCACAGCGCCACGTCCTCCGCGGCCAGTTGGCGCCGCAGCAGGGCCAGATCCCAGGCCCGCCCCTCGATCACGCCCTGGTCGGTGATCATCGCGCCCACCAGGACGTTGACGCGGACGAACGAGGCGCCGACGGCCTTGGCGACGGCCAGCGCCGCCTGGGCGTCGTTGCGCAGGACGTTGATCCCCAGCGGGAAATCGGGGAAGCGGTCGCGCAGCCGCGCCGCGACCGCCGTCAGCGCCGCGACCGTGGCGGGGCCCACGGCTCCCGGAGCGAACGGGCGATCGCCATAATTCTCGACGATGCAGCCGTC
Proteins encoded in this region:
- a CDS encoding type II toxin-antitoxin system PemK/MazF family toxin → MPGRDLAPGDVVMIGFPRHDPRGHEQEGLRPAVVVGIPPLPMRFPLVWVVPLTSQTGQWQEANPGLYPLLPAGSAGLMKDSVALGDNLRAVDRARVGAYIGTLDSVLMRPLREILARILST
- a CDS encoding N-acetylmuramoyl-L-alanine amidase; the protein is MLRRALLAALLASLAAGCQAARASDRGAAVETLPVPDCGGTAGKVVVLDPGHGGKEAGAEGPDGLLEKDANLAVALELARRLEAVGATVHLTRTTDRAVLDRSLGEDLRERPAIANRIGADLFLSIHHNARQGERETDLTATETYYRMDDLGASLEAATSIHRYLVRALEPPAEMLIPGNYSVIRNARTAAVLGEAAYITHPGVARKLRTPEGVAQEAEAYFYGICDYFQPGVPRVLSLEVDFKSDKLRPEVVAVLSGGGSPLDPQAISLEVDGAAERPVLRGDRVVWRAPGPLANGSHSVEVWVRNLAGRTSVPATASISINEPPAAITLSPAFDFAPSGGPAPVQISIVDVLGRPVADGTKIKLKASAGELAQDEIVTHGGHAAAYLIRIPKAGATLTASAGAISAAVKVPGASRPALMGLVTARGGQPVAGAQILVTSTTRSMASRTNREGLWWLQGNPGGLREIRVWAPGYREEILDARAAAFRWTELEPVAGLWVDQTVVLDPEGGDARRDAAAMRAQDASWRTARQLKAIFEAAGANVILTRRPDEGQPDVVRMRVANSSDAVLYVRIGHLVGAAPQSRAEHHPNNKLTGKLAGVISANLARALGVIDAGAVPNTSYPLLQTTTDAVVIYTGGIEQVPEHALEARCRLEADAIFRGLMPPEPNAAFIKVVAQQDRKPVANALVRLDGAWIGQTGPDGAWIFPGMPPGQHLLTIDDGKRIRHVRVMGVEAGESREVVVEMERPEIPDDLG
- a CDS encoding tetratricopeptide repeat protein, with protein sequence MDQTSGQDPARRCAACGAPLQAPIAMPGSDRRVVTVLFADVSGYTPLSASLDPERVTEILNAFFKVLTEPIYRCGGVVDKYMGDAIMALFGAPTAHEDDPERAVLAALEMQQAARAYAAQLARETGIDLALRVGINTGLVVAGAVGGGPKREYTVMGEAVNLAQRLETAAEPGTVLVGEATWSHTRERFEFEPLGPLTLKGIPAPVRAFRLVAVRAPARGELRDRTPLVGRQAELARLMVCLDNLRAGHPQVVALIGEAGMGKSRLAREIVHMARHRQAGRLLRVRCPSYGRDHAFRMVHALLADWLGLPRGAHPASIPEALADRARRCGVPDDRGVADLVGTLLGLEAPGRLGPELSRNAAFRALNDLLVADARRVPLIIGLDDLHWADDGSLEWLDSFVAAIGDAEGDLPVLILAQLRPGRRDLGADWAGKVDLTRIVLRPLQAEDQEALLAAALGLPADPGAWPAALQALARAVVARAEGNPLFLWELVKRLVDARALVRGRDGWEVAHALDQVDLPTSIKGVVAARLDALPADLRGAIQVASVIGRSFYPDLFAQVFPGDADAAVGALVAQDFFHRRESGEIAFNQAAIQEVAYDGLLLSARRDLHRRVAEALEDLPAPAAQELAYHYSRAECAGKAAYYLFRAGSLALRAFANDDARRAFQDALAFLSRDPGPPPVAARDVLAALAEVSLTLGHYAEARECAEEALEGAWRADDLPAVTDLYLLLARVLDRQGELRMGLGRLEEAAARLAARTPAAVPRLLAARSWLALRQGSYGEGLRLASQALEHLTDTLERAQAHNTLGSCYYRTSEWEKALSHYAEALALRTAAEDLLGIADALQNLGLVHYQRGDWPAAAEHYARGLTLYARLGDVARLLTLELNLGTLKLDLGRVPEATAHFERAHDLAARTGNAFMIEVAQVGLANAHASAGRHDEAIRLLRDGLAGLERLGAFEHQPEAHQILGRVLLEAGYSDEARRHVAKGLILADRAGDRLQKAILLRHQARVQVNEGDAAGAVATLEAALALVAELGVKLELGRTQVALAAVVGGDRARELLAQAEASFARLGANADLERVRALRDTGFGSRRDRRAR
- a CDS encoding DUF2079 domain-containing protein, which produces MRAVWWLAGLATVLLFAGAATRHALHWSNLWDLGIFDQALWLLSQGREPVVTTIGFHILGDHAAFILYPLALAYRVWPDVHWLFALQAGALALSSLPLAALARQQGLDPRWTTAVCAAGLLYPAVFNVAMYDFHPECFAVPALLWALWAGQAGRHGHLAAAVVIALSTKEVMGLTVAGLGAFLWLRGTRRAGAAVGVAGLAWFGAATLWIIPHFTGHLPGAVGRYDWLLRAPPLVIFERLFGLPTWIYLALLLLPVAVGLRWRAAAYALPALPLLLLNVLSAASEQRDLIHQYTVPIFPFLLAWLVASLALGPPRRLKPAWLLIWSCAAFLALAKWGFFVTLYRSELATRPAERLAVRAAAGEGGVLAPSHLGSHMAHRETIERIARDPAIDLAPYRYVIVNLRRPGWDSDVLTQELLLERLLADPTRVRLFGQDGVYAFARTQLARADANSLTRVEFSHGQAQREGPRHPERRAPHSGRGVGLVTREAYLARLAAHPGLLRADGGNR
- a CDS encoding nucleotidyltransferase produces the protein MLAALSAEGAEYLLIGAHALAAHRQARATKDMDLLIDATPANARRVLAALRRFGAHLADLTETDLTTPEIVFQVGVEPNRIDFLTSIPAVDFRQAWERRIEVHMGEMTVPVIGREDLIRNKLATGRPQDLADVARLEGRENERLR
- a CDS encoding BtpA/SgcQ family protein, with product MPTLAPFTAPFPLIGVVHLLPLPGSPAWGGSLERVLTAAYRDAEAYVAGGFDGCIVENYGDRPFAPGAVGPATVAALTAVAARLRDRFPDFPLGINVLRNDAQAALAVAKAVGASFVRVNVLVGAMITDQGVIEGRAWDLALLRRQLAAEDVALWADVMVKHAAPLGDQTLEGQADDAFKRAGATALVLSGRATGAEADAADFRRVRGAVPAAPLVVGSGLTISNLERFAAVADSAIAATALYGEDERISAQKVREFAAARANCVRANA